From the genome of Thermoflexus hugenholtzii, one region includes:
- a CDS encoding PrsW family intramembrane metalloprotease translates to MESQGGFPLIALCLAPVLAFGPMVLYAVFAWWFDRFEKEPLWLIAAAFLWGSVPTVLLSLCAQIPTFAVFQAALGQSAGSALGSILVAPFTEELFKGLFVFLLFLLYRREIDSLYDGFLYGSLVGFGFAATENVLYFLSAASAGGLGGMFENFIARAIVFGLNHAAFTSLTGLGFAAARLSTSALVRLTTPILGLGGAMAFHALHNTVATLTKAAQSPLVCLFWVPFDWIGALLIFAIALYGLTREQRWLRQYLREEVEAGVLPEALYRQATSILGRIGARWGALLRGDVTTFRRLGWIYALATELAFRKHQRAALGETRWEPEIQRLREALRQAVGPAGAG, encoded by the coding sequence ATGGAGAGCCAGGGAGGATTCCCCCTCATCGCCCTGTGTCTGGCGCCCGTGCTGGCCTTCGGGCCGATGGTCCTCTACGCGGTCTTCGCCTGGTGGTTCGACCGCTTCGAGAAGGAGCCCCTCTGGCTGATCGCCGCCGCCTTCCTGTGGGGCAGCGTCCCCACCGTCCTGCTTTCCCTGTGCGCCCAGATCCCGACCTTCGCCGTCTTCCAGGCCGCGCTGGGGCAGAGCGCAGGGAGCGCCCTGGGTTCCATCCTCGTCGCGCCCTTCACGGAGGAGCTCTTCAAAGGGCTTTTCGTCTTTTTGCTCTTTCTGCTCTACCGGCGGGAGATCGACAGCCTCTACGACGGCTTCCTCTACGGCTCCCTGGTGGGCTTCGGCTTCGCCGCCACCGAGAACGTCCTCTATTTCCTAAGCGCGGCCTCTGCGGGCGGGTTGGGGGGGATGTTCGAAAACTTCATCGCCCGGGCCATCGTCTTCGGCCTCAACCACGCGGCCTTCACATCCCTCACCGGCCTGGGGTTCGCCGCCGCCCGGCTGTCGACCTCGGCCCTGGTCCGCCTGACCACTCCCATCCTGGGCCTGGGCGGGGCGATGGCCTTCCACGCCCTGCACAACACCGTGGCCACCCTGACCAAAGCCGCTCAGTCCCCGCTGGTCTGCCTGTTCTGGGTTCCCTTCGATTGGATAGGGGCGCTGCTGATCTTCGCCATCGCCCTCTACGGGCTCACCCGGGAGCAGCGCTGGCTGCGGCAGTATCTCCGCGAGGAGGTGGAGGCAGGCGTGCTGCCGGAGGCCCTCTATCGGCAAGCCACATCGATCCTGGGTCGCATCGGCGCGCGATGGGGGGCGCTGCTGCGCGGGGATGTGACCACCTTCCGGCGGCTGGGATGGATCTACGCCCTGGCGACGGAGCTGGCCTTCCGCAAACATCAGCGGGCCGCCCTGGGGGAGACCCGCTGGGAGCCGGAGATCCAGCGCCTGCGGGAAGCGCTGCGCCAAGCCGTCGGCCCCGCCGGCGCCGGATGA
- a CDS encoding type II toxin-antitoxin system HicB family antitoxin: MGKQAREFYVVIERDEDGYYVGEVPQLRACYSQGRTLEELLENIREVIQMCLEEGEEPSAEFIGLQKVIIE, from the coding sequence ATGGGCAAGCAAGCGCGAGAATTTTACGTGGTGATCGAACGGGATGAAGACGGATATTATGTGGGGGAGGTTCCCCAACTGCGAGCCTGCTATAGCCAGGGGCGAACGCTGGAGGAGCTGCTGGAAAATATTCGAGAAGTTATCCAGATGTGTCTGGAGGAAGGTGAGGAGCCGAGCGCCGAATTCATCGGTTTGCAGAAGGTGATCATCGAATGA
- a CDS encoding type II toxin-antitoxin system HicA family toxin — protein MNRLPALTAKELIRALEKAGFQVIRQRGSHVRLRHPDGRVVTVPVHAGQTIGRGLLKKILRDARMSVEDLLKLIG, from the coding sequence ATGAATCGTCTGCCGGCTTTAACTGCCAAAGAGTTGATCCGCGCCCTGGAAAAGGCTGGTTTCCAAGTGATCCGGCAGCGTGGAAGTCATGTCAGACTGAGACACCCCGATGGACGGGTTGTCACGGTCCCTGTTCATGCAGGTCAGACAATTGGAAGAGGGCTTTTGAAAAAGATTTTGCGCGATGCAAGAATGTCTGTAGAAGATCTTCTAAAATTGATTGGATAA
- a CDS encoding PrsW family glutamic-type intramembrane protease yields MTASAIAALGIAMVGALIPTLLFAGLLWWFDRYEKEPLTLMGAATLWGSLAQMAVTLLRPLVLAGGAALFDPLWAGTWGNAFLLPALEEVIKALFLAGFFVLYAREIDSLYDGFLYGALTGFAFAAADTIVGAPARGWSLEGAFGRTLALGLAHAFFTGWIGLGLAAGRLSRSPARPAWPLLGVLAAFLFHSLRELAIVPTLWNPGLAGIRALINALGVLLLIGIVIYGMGRERAWIARYLGEEVSAGVLPAALYEVLRSPGGWLTYRWGPLLRGDATTWRRRGQQLQVAAELAFRKHQQAALGEARWEEEIRRLRELLRRLAE; encoded by the coding sequence ATGACGGCATCCGCGATTGCGGCGCTGGGGATCGCCATGGTCGGGGCGTTGATCCCCACCCTCCTGTTCGCAGGGCTGCTATGGTGGTTCGACCGCTACGAGAAGGAGCCGCTGACCCTGATGGGGGCCGCCACCCTCTGGGGCAGCCTGGCGCAGATGGCGGTGACCCTGCTGCGGCCCCTGGTCCTCGCCGGGGGCGCGGCCCTGTTCGATCCGCTATGGGCGGGGACCTGGGGGAACGCCTTCCTGTTGCCGGCTCTGGAGGAGGTGATCAAGGCCCTCTTCCTGGCCGGCTTCTTCGTCCTGTATGCCCGGGAGATCGACAGCCTCTACGACGGCTTCCTCTACGGAGCCCTGACCGGCTTCGCCTTCGCTGCTGCGGACACCATCGTGGGGGCGCCGGCCCGGGGCTGGAGCCTGGAGGGGGCTTTCGGGCGGACGCTGGCGCTGGGCCTGGCCCACGCGTTCTTCACGGGGTGGATCGGCCTGGGGCTGGCGGCGGGCCGGCTGAGCCGGAGCCCGGCGCGGCCGGCGTGGCCCCTCCTGGGCGTCCTGGCTGCCTTCCTCTTCCACAGCCTGCGGGAGCTGGCCATCGTGCCCACCCTCTGGAACCCGGGGCTGGCTGGCATACGGGCCCTGATCAACGCCCTGGGCGTCCTGCTGCTGATCGGCATCGTGATCTATGGGATGGGCCGGGAGCGGGCCTGGATCGCCCGTTACCTGGGGGAGGAGGTCTCCGCCGGCGTCCTCCCGGCGGCCCTGTATGAAGTCCTCCGCTCGCCGGGAGGCTGGCTGACCTACCGCTGGGGGCCGCTGCTGCGGGGCGACGCCACGACGTGGCGGCGGCGTGGGCAACAGCTCCAGGTCGCCGCTGAGCTCGCCTTCCGCAAGCATCAGCAGGCGGCCCTGGGGGAGGCCCGATGGGAGGAGGAGATCCGGCGCCTGCGCGAGCTCCTGCGCCGCCTGGCGGAGTAA
- a CDS encoding WD40 repeat domain-containing protein, protein MRSRTVLIGGLALAFVALCACAVLGGGFLAYRFLPRLLSPTPASEIRTPTARPPVSPTSLPRPTATAAPPSPPTPGPTLSPTAGEAPALPLRMAIPVEGVVAIAPAPDGRLSLFTANGQTGLLDPRTGEIAEGLPTPSRVEELVFSPDGRAFALRTGSEIRVWDVPGARTRFTLPIQEEVRRIAFSPQGSLLLVGGERTLSGYYVETGRRAFAFDLYGPADQFVMTPDERLIFQMTDRASDLEVWDAYTGEWWDSIEFEPLTAIALSPDGRLLTAAENEMRPIEGEGYEGPFPTRVALWRVSIDPDRREVRLDLQEELELQPEMEGKFPLPLKALQFTPDGRRIVGLADWVGEGNMNGRLYVWDAASGRMIGRAVLPPRPLRMALMEEGRSVAVLIGYMTGVEVRIYEIPGR, encoded by the coding sequence ATGCGCTCGCGAACGGTTCTCATCGGCGGCCTGGCGCTGGCCTTCGTCGCGCTGTGCGCTTGCGCCGTCCTGGGCGGCGGATTCCTGGCTTACCGGTTCCTGCCGCGCCTGCTCTCGCCTACTCCCGCTTCGGAGATCCGGACGCCCACGGCGCGCCCGCCGGTCTCCCCCACTTCCCTTCCGAGGCCAACGGCCACGGCCGCGCCGCCCTCCCCGCCGACGCCGGGCCCAACCCTCTCCCCGACGGCCGGGGAGGCCCCCGCCCTGCCGCTCCGGATGGCCATCCCGGTAGAGGGGGTCGTCGCCATCGCCCCGGCCCCCGATGGACGCCTATCGCTGTTCACGGCGAACGGCCAGACCGGGCTTCTGGATCCCCGGACCGGGGAGATCGCGGAGGGGCTCCCCACCCCGTCGAGGGTGGAAGAGCTGGTCTTCTCCCCGGACGGCCGGGCCTTCGCCCTGCGGACCGGGTCGGAGATCCGCGTGTGGGATGTGCCGGGGGCGCGAACCCGTTTCACGTTGCCGATCCAGGAAGAGGTGCGCCGCATCGCCTTCTCCCCCCAGGGAAGCTTGTTGCTGGTCGGAGGCGAGCGCACCCTGAGCGGTTATTACGTGGAGACGGGACGGCGGGCTTTCGCCTTTGATCTCTACGGGCCTGCGGATCAGTTCGTCATGACGCCCGACGAGCGGCTGATCTTCCAGATGACCGATCGGGCCTCTGATCTCGAGGTGTGGGACGCTTACACCGGGGAGTGGTGGGACTCCATCGAGTTCGAGCCCCTCACGGCCATCGCCCTCTCCCCCGACGGGCGCCTCCTAACGGCGGCGGAGAACGAGATGCGGCCCATTGAGGGCGAGGGCTATGAAGGTCCCTTCCCGACCCGCGTCGCCCTGTGGCGGGTCTCCATCGATCCGGACCGGCGAGAGGTGCGTCTGGACCTGCAGGAGGAGCTGGAGCTGCAGCCGGAGATGGAGGGGAAGTTCCCGTTGCCCTTGAAGGCGCTGCAGTTCACCCCCGATGGCCGGCGGATCGTCGGGCTGGCGGACTGGGTGGGGGAAGGGAACATGAACGGCCGGCTCTACGTCTGGGACGCCGCGAGCGGGCGGATGATCGGACGGGCGGTCCTCCCGCCGCGCCCCTTGCGGATGGCCTTAATGGAGGAGGGGCGGTCGGTGGCCGTCCTCATCGGCTATATGACGGGCGTCGAGGTTCGCATCTACGAGATCCCGGGACGTTGA